Below is a genomic region from Erigeron canadensis isolate Cc75 chromosome 7, C_canadensis_v1, whole genome shotgun sequence.
gttaaaggatcaaaaaatgttcacaattatatatgtagaaacaaaaagttcacattttcaaatgtgtaaaaatgtataattgttaacacttaaaagtgtggaaGTAATTTGTGACACCAAATTTCCTCACACAAGAGGAAGTGCGAGGATTTTAGTGTGACAAATTAGctctcacacttttaagtgtgaaaatgtttgacattttttcacacttttaagtgtgaacattttgcttatacatttatacttgtgaaaaaagtatgtctttattaattttttcacatttctaagtgtgaattttttttaaacaatttaaaatgtgaacaaattaacatattttttcacattttttagaaATGCGAGGAAattaacatttttgttgtagtgattgTGCTTGAACCGTGCTAAtgattataaaaagtgtatatgcataattaaaattcaaattttgaaatcTTGAATTCTCAAACACGTATCTTTATGTACCAATTTCGATTTCAGAAGAAACTAATTTTTCAAGAAATTTATGCTTCTGACCAACTAGGCTAGATATGATTAGCTATTATGattatttaattttgtgttgTGTTATTTGACAATTAATGTTGAATCGGTTCACTTTTCAAATTACTTACTCAacgaaataatatatagttttgcTCATTTTCTAAATTGATTTCCTTGTTAATATCAAACAAGGGTATTCATTCAATTTATCtatcaattcatttcatttttgtaTATCATTTCTttgattcatttcatttctttcaatttttccATTTCATACGTGCCTTTAGTTTTATTCTTACAATTTTTTCATTTCATACGTGCTTTAAGTTTTATTCTTACTTCTTTCTATTATGATGTGTTCGTTTTTGTGTTATGTTGTCCACTTCTTACAAAGCTTTATCAACATCACACACATGCACACACacatagacatatatatagaaaatataacaTGTGGTTGTTTGATATCTAAGCTTGGAGATAGAATCTTTCACATatgaatatttattgtataatgtatatataattggtCCTCATGTTTTTTatctattataatattaatatgtgagaaATTGCATATCTAAACTTAGGTATCTAACAACCACATAATCTCTATTATCATATACAAAGGGTAGTTAATTAACCTTGATGCTATTCTAGCACCTGgtaatatatataccaatatgATACATTTGACTAGAGGTTACCAACAATctaccttttatatatataatcatagttgttagactcttacgagtcacgagtcgactcttacgagtcgagtcgattTAGACCAAAAACAATGCAACTCGTTGTGtgacttttttttctcttgactcttacgagtcgcggTGTGAATTTGAAACAAGTCACTGCGAGTCGATCGCAAACTTATGATTGTTGTAATTCGATAATATGGTTATGTATCGTATATCATATTCatggttacattattttgtattctatatatgtattttttttttattcttttagtaCGAATTTAGAGATAAACGGTAAGTTTATGACTTAAAAGTATGGAATATgtgatattttaaaaatgtattatgataatcaacttatattttgtttataaatacctcacatatatataattatatgatattatatagaATATACAAATGTGCAGACTCTTACCAGTCGAGTCACatttcgagtcacgagtcaaaaatcatgttttcgaatcgagtcaaaagttacgagtcgacaactatgtatattatatagtaTAAGTAAAGTTATGTACGAGTataaaataacaagaataacaaaaacatggaaaaaatAATCTACTATTtgtagttaaatttttttttttaagtaattcaTGAATTGAACAATAAATTATTggtagttaattttttttacgaaattatacatatatgtaaaatcactatatattttttaattcaatgttattaaaagttaaattcacatatattacatttttcccccaaagaaaacTATCAAGTTTTTTCCAGTGGGAACACGTTATCATATAATGGTCGGTGAAGCTATAACATACTTTAGATTATGAGATATAGATAATGAGTTGTTATAAATGATTTAAAAGAAAAGCCTTGGAAATACGTCACTCTAGAGAATCAAATATGTACACTAAGGTAAAATCGGAGATGATTTAATGGATTgcgttttcttaaaattttctaAGTTAATTGTATCCTCTCATCTCATGCTTAAAGACACTAAGTAGGCCAAACatgctaaaaatataaataaaagaaccgaataaatattaataaggTCTAAACTTTTACCCTTtgtgattttatatttttatacacacTTTAACATGTGCACACGTTTAAGGTCTAAATTCccatgatttttgttttgtccCAATTTATTATGACTCTGACATTAAGTTCATTAAATAAATTGGTAAAATGTAAAAAcaagataataattaaaatatttaaatggaGAATTGATGCATAATATAttagtataaaataaaatgtatttcCCCACTGATTTGACCAGGAAACTTACTTTGGCAGCCTTGATCAAGATACGGGTTACCCGCATACACTTTGTCCCAATTTATAGCACTGACTATTCTGTTTGCATTCCGTAGCCTGAGTGCAATTATGGTCTCGTCTGATAACCCAATCGATCACAACTTGAACATTCGCCTCAACCCTCTTCTCTAAGCCTGAGGAAGCAGATAAATCACTGGCACCAAGAAACTTAAAAGTGCCTACGTCACCAAGGAACGCATAGCCACAGTCATTGATGGACCAAATATCCGTGTGATTCCTAAATGAGTTGAGTGTAACATTGTAATATTTGAGACCTTTTGGTATAGGTGACTGACAACAGCCTTCCCCTGAGCAACGCCCATCTGGTACATCCACTGGTCCACTGCAAGTTGCAGAACATCCGCTGAAATAGTGGTCGCCTACCCATTCGATAAGAGCAAGATCATCACACCCAATGACTGTGAACATATTCTTCTCCGAGAAAGTGAATCCCTCGTACGCCAAGTTAGTCCAATAATTATAGTCCTGGGTTACAGTTCCATTACTTGCGTAGCATTTATAGCCCGCTCCAGTATTAATGCGCAACTCTGAATCTGAAATGTTGTAGATTTCAATGTTGCTTGATGTGAGGTACAACTTAGGGGGCTTTACGGACGTGTCACAAGTAACGTAGAATGTGTCGTCTAGAGAACAACCCGTGTCATTGCCAATACGAAAAGGGTAAGGAACTGTAACATCCCCGCAGGTGGATGAACAGTTGGGCTTTGATATGTATTGGCCCATATTACTTGAGTTGGAACTTCGAAGAGTTCCTAAAGATATTGTTGTAAAAGGTAATGTAGTAAAGAGACACATGACAATTAAgtgaagaagcatgtttctccCTTCTATCTAGCTTGTTTatgagggttttttttattttttattttgtatgtgtgtgtgtttctttATTAACAGTTCTCAAAGCAAGCAATTTATAGAATGGCTGGAGACTAGTAGTATACCCACCACAATCAGAGTGATGTAAACGAATGAGGTCTTTTCTATTCGGTTTATGCTAATAGAATAACAAAAGGCTAATCACTAGGCCACGTTACGTTtaaattttctgattttattgTTTGACTGATGATTTTATATCTTTCTAATTCATCAtcttaaaaatcctcttaatagCAAAACGTTGACAATTGGAAAGATAGATTAATAAAGAGATTTAATGGAATTCATATTACATATTCATTTGGTTTTAATCTAAGctaatatattaaaaggatAAACTATCTTCCTTTATTGTTATTCAGatctattatttttaaaaaaactttgatAGGTACTAGTACTGCTATTGCTGTTTTGCATTGAGTGGACATCAACTTGTGTTATGGTTCAATGACTTTGGGTTTGACCGTTTAATCGTTtgaaatcttaaaaaaaaaaaaacacttttgttTATCCTGTCATCTATTAGATTTTATATTAAAGATTTTGCATTGTTAATTCCGCTCAATTGGTTTTTGCCTTAATATCAAGTGTGTTAGATTTTTATGGACCAGAGTTCGACTCTCCGTTTGAGCTAAGGATCCTCTCAAATTAAAAAACAACTTTAACAGGTCATGTTGTTATTATGGCCGGCCAGTACATAAATCCGATGTTCTTATTATCGATCTATTTTATTACTGTAGTttttattatctaaaaattTCAAGTTGGCCTATCAAGTTGATTTAATTTACGTTGGAGAGGTTTAGACATCCCCAATATTTTATGTCTGTTTGTTCACTTCATGGAGCTGCTCATATCTTTGGATACTGCCCATTTGCGTTGAAACTTAATACTCTTGTGGCAAAATGATTTAACATGGACATTCCAAATGACCAGCCTTTAGTTATTTTAGAGCGGATAAGAGATTAAGAGATAGTTTGTAATCTTGTATCCCAAAAAGTTCAAGAACGTGTGTTAAAGGCAAACTTGCTTTGTTTGATAGTGGTCATTATGGAAGCATAGAAACCAAATTCTCCACACGTTACTGTAGAAGTAGTCTTCTTATCTTCTATTTTATTGTGCCATTGTCTTTTCTTTGGATGTTTATTTGTAGCAAAAGATATATTAGCCGTTATTTTATTGTGCCATTGTCTTTTCTTTGGGTGTTTATTTGTAGCAAAAGATATATTAGCCGTTAGAAAAGATGGTTTAAAATtaagagaaaatttcattacatcacCATGTGGTTTGCTGTATTATCAATTTACGTCTctgtcatttttttattattacttcaccCGGTGGTGACTTTTTGTATCATTGGAAACCCCTGTCTTTAACGACCGTTTGTTGTCCTCCGTTAAACctctcatgtgcaatgcacataaGGGTAATTTTGTCTTTTTACCATCATCTTTATCTTCATATTCAAAtcatcaacaccaccaccaggtAAAATAGACCTTACGATGAATTGAAACTGTTTACGCTAAAATGGGCGCCAAAATGATTGTTTCTGGGAAGCCGTAAGTTACGGTGGCTCTGCCGTATCTTACGCCTGGAACTTTGAACTTCCGTAACCTACTCTGGAATGGCCGTACATTACGGTGCttccttttcttatttttttttccagaaattcCATTTTAAAGCCCACTCAACTTGGATCATTTTGGGCTGCATCCGGATGTTTCTTGGACTTCCTTATGAGGCTATTCTGGTCGTGGGAGTCACTCAAAGCCTTTGGGCATTCATGAAACATGGTTTGGGTATTAACTTgaattataaatacatatatatatatatatatatatatatatatatatatatatatatatatatatatatatatatatatatacttgagtATAATAATGGTCATTGGACTTGGACGGCTCATAAACGACCTTTATCGGGTTAGAACTTATACTTGACCTCTCTTGTGACCATGTCGGGTCTCGGTGGTCGGGTGAAGccattaattaaattacaaatcTAACTAGAGGATGACGAAATAAATGACGTATATGATTATGTCGACTGTGGCGTAGCTTACGCTTATCTCTAAAGCTAAAATAGACATTACGCTGAATTGAAACTGTTTACGCTAAAATGGGCGCCAAAATGATTGTTTCTGGGAAGCCGTAAGTTACGGTGGCTCTGCCGTATCTTACGCCTGGAACTTTGAACTTCCGTAACCTACGCCGGAATGGCCGTACATTACGGTGCttccttttcttattttttttttccagaaattcCATTTTAAAGCCCACTCAACTTGGATCATTTTGGGCTGCATCTGGATGTTTCTTGGACTCCTTATGAGGCTATTCTGGTTGTGGGAGTCACTCAAAGCCTTTGGGCATTCATGAAACATGGTTTGGGTATTAACTTgaattataaatacatatatctatatatatatatatacttgagtATAATAATGGTCATTGGACTTGGACGGCTCATAAACGACCTTTATCGGGTTAGAACTTATACTTGACCTCTCTTGTGACCATGTCGGGTCTTGGTGGTCAGGTGAAGCCATTACTTAAATTACAAATCTAACTAGAGGATGACGAAATAAATGACGGATATGATTACGTCGACTGTGGCGTAGCTTACGCTTATCTCTAAAGCTAAAATAGACCTTACGCTGAAATGAAACTATTTACGCTAAAATGGGCGCCAAAATGATTGTTTCTGGGAAGCCGTAAGTTACGGTGGCTCTGCCGTATCTTACGCCTGGAATGGCCGTACATTACGGTGCttccttttcttattttttttctagaaaTTCCATTTTAAAGCCCACTCAACTTGGATCATTTTGGGCTGCATTTGGATGTTTCTTGGACTTCCTTATGAGGCTATTCTGGTCGTGGGAGTCACTCAAAGCCTTTGGACATTCATGAAACATGGTTTGGGTATTAACTTAAgttataaatacatacatatatatatatacttgaatataATAATGGTCATTGGACTTGAGACGACTCATAAACGACCTTTATCAGGTTAGAACTTATACTTGACCTCTCTTGTGACCATGTCGGGTCTCGGTGGTCTAGTGAAGccattaattaaattacaaatgTAACTAGAGGATGACGAAATGAATGACGTATATGTTAAGCATTAATGTGTACaaatattatcaatatatagGTGGTGGACGTGAAGTGAACGTAGAACGACATTGACTCGACTTTGAATCATACTTAACTActttgccaatcaaggtgagttccgtagctccctactcaattgagattcgggctgaaaagtgtacacttatgtgtttgattgtttgaatGCTTGATTGTTTGATTGTGATATTGAATGTTCGGTTTGAGCTTGGTTTACGCATGTGGATGTGATTGGATGATtatttaggatagttgtacatacataaaGGTCGGTTATGCCTTCAAAGGGTTTGAAATGTGGTGGggaggctgcgggtgaccctatatataagcatcgagAACCGATTGAAAGTAGAATCCTCCTAAGTGTATGTACATATCGGTTTGGGTTGTTTTAATGATTATGGACTCGTGGTTGAGACACACACGCATATATAGTGATATGATtgttgatgagtcaaatgagtACATCTGAGTGTATAGACGTATGCACTTGTGTTGATTGATAAACGTACATGACTCCGGGTATATAGACGTATATACGCTGAtgattttgagatgccacattgtTCATTGTGATgacatgtgagtatcgttgcattgATGACTTGATGGTCACACGTATGCTACGCTTTATGACATTAACTTGCATACGACACATATCTTGATGTTGATATCATTTGTGTTATTCATTACACGTTCTCACTTTTATTGTGCAATCTTATGATATTGATTGTATGACACGCAAAGGCTACTTGTAAGTGTTGATTTGCCTTCACTTATACATTTTGTGCTTATTGACAATTCTTCCTTGTGAACcatcactacgaactcaccaacctcgtgttgacttgtttagtacacttttcaggtaatcaggtgaacaaggatgtgatgcatgatTTCTACTTGCTTTTGACCCGGGCTTGGTCTTTtgtggatcaaggattcatttgctCATCTTGcattatgcttaggatcgatagccatcgtGAGACTGATATTTTTCGTATACTCTGATGGTCACTTGCTCCTTATGTATTTTGCATGAATACTTGACATACTAGGTCGGATTCACCTAATTCACTTATTTTCACTTAGTTATCTACATTAATTCCACCTCGTGTTATATAATTttcgtaatatttcgagccctcgctcggggtgttacattataACATAAAAACACCGCTTGAATGGTTTCACTTGGTTTTTTGTAGATAGAAAAAAAGCACTTTAGCAGTCTCATTGTCACTTCGTTTGAGAAATAAACATAAAGAATTGTACCGACATTTTGTTCTTTGATTTGAAGGTTAGAAGACATCAGCCAAGAATGAATCAGATTTTACTCAGATTTCACGAGACTTAAAACCTAATTTCCTGTGTTCATTTTCAAGAAGCCGTTATGGTCTCCTGAACGGCCAACTCAGCTCAAGTAATATCCTTCGGGTCTTCGGTATCTTTTCAAACGTGTTGTAAGCATTTCTCTTTATTCCAAATCAACACCCAACTTCCTAACTGTTTGTAAGAGATTTTATAGGGAAGAAACAATATGTTATTGGCGTCACTCTTAATTGATAACTAGCATAGAacgaatgatatatatatatatatatatagggtaacactccggtgataacacttttaaaataagaacggtgagaacaccttaaaaacatcattttgatgcattaaaagtccataaaactaacatagtgcataactaattatcattatttaagtgtttaacaacacattcatccgtcaaaatcgaaataatcatgttttttgttttgtgcatccatcttggatgcatattcatcaaaatgatgcatccaacaaaaaacgtgattttttcgattttgatgaatcaatgtgttgttaaacacataaataatgataattagttatgcactatgtcagctttatggacttttaatgcatcaaaatgatgattttaaggtatt
It encodes:
- the LOC122609039 gene encoding wall-associated receptor kinase 2-like; this translates as MLLHLIVMCLFTTLPFTTISLGTLRSSNSSNMGQYISKPNCSSTCGDVTVPYPFRIGNDTGCSLDDTFYVTCDTSVKPPKLYLTSSNIEIYNISDSELRINTGAGYKCYASNGTVTQDYNYWTNLAYEGFTFSEKNMFTVIGCDDLALIEWVGDHYFSGCSATCSGPVDVPDGRCSGEGCCQSPIPKGLKYYNVTLNSFRNHTDIWSINDCGYAFLGDVGTFKFLGASDLSASSGLEKRVEANVQVVIDWVIRRDHNCTQATECKQNSQCYKLGQSVCG